The Euphorbia lathyris chromosome 3, ddEupLath1.1, whole genome shotgun sequence genome contains a region encoding:
- the LOC136224282 gene encoding phytochrome-associated serine/threonine-protein phosphatase, with translation MDLDQWIAKVKEGQHLLEDELQLLCEYVKEILIEESNVQPVNSPVTVCGDIHGQFHDLMKLFHTGGHVPETNYIFMGDFVDRGYNSLEVFTILLLLKARYPANITLLRGNHESRQLTQVYGFYDECQRKYGNANAWRYCTDVFDYLTLSAIIDGTVLCVHGGLSPDIRTIDQIRVIERNCEIPHEGPFCDLMWSDPEDIETWAVSPRGAGWLFGSRVTSEFNHINNLDLVCRAHQLVQEGLKYMFQDKGLVTVWSAPNYCYRCGNVASILSFNENMEREVKFFTETEENNQMRGPRTGVPYFL, from the exons GTTAAAGAGATCCTCATTGAGGAGTCCAATGTGCAGCCTGTGAACAGTCCAGTGACCGTATGTGGTGATATTCATGGTCAGTTTCATGATCTAATGAAACTTTTCCACACTGGAGGTCATGTACCTGAGACAAATTACATCTTTATG GGAGATTTTGTTGATCGAGGTTATAATAGTCTTGAAGTGTTCACAATTCTTTTGCTTCTTAAAGCGAG atacCCAGCTAATATCACACTTTTGCGAGGAAATCATGAAAGCAGGCAACTAACTCAG GTATATGGTTTCTATGATGAATGCCAGAGGAAGTATGGAAATGCCAATGCATGGCGGTATTGTACTGATGTTTTTGATTATCTAACACTCTCAGCAATCATAGATGGCACT GTGCTTTGTGTCCACGGTGGCCTTTCTCCGGACATCCGAACAATTGATCAG ATAAGAGTTATCGAACGCAATTGCGAGATTCCACATGAAGGGCCTTTCTGTGATCTAATGTGGAGTGATCCTGAAGATATTGAAACATGGGCAGTTAGTCCTCGAGGAGCTGGTTGGCTATTTGGATCCAGGGTTACTTCTGAG TTCAATCACATTAACAATCTTGATCTGGTTTGTCGGGCACACCAACTTGTACAAGAAGGTCTCAAGTACATGTTTCAAGATAAAGGCTTAGTAACT GTCTGGTCTGCACCAAATTACTGTTACCGATGTGGGAATGTAGCTTCCATATTGAGCTTCAACGAGAACATG GAAAGAGAAGTGAAGTTCTTCACAGAAACAGAAGAGAACAACCAGATGAGAGGGCCTAGGACAGGAGTGCCTTATTTCTTATGA